TTTGGGCATTAAAATCATTAGTCAGGTCCCCAACCTGGGCATATAAACCTTCAGGGTTTTTTACTCCTTGTAATAAATCAACttggcttgttttgtttgctttcctatTTCTGAGTCTCTGAAATATGAGATTTTGAAGTGCTTTTCAGCAGCTCCAGAGGCTAGAAACGATGTGTAGAGGTGTTGCGAGTGCAAGCAGATGTATATGTAATTAAGACGGTTTCACGGGCGTCACCACTGCAGAGCTTACGTGGGCGCCGCGCAGCCAGCGGTGGGGGTGCTCCTCCTGCGCGTCGGCACAGCCGTGCTCTCGCCCCGGCAGCTGCCAACAGCACCCAGCGATGGAGCAACTCGGGCGGCTTTAGGAGCTCCGTTACCAGCCCACCCTTCCCTTTCGCACGCTGGAGTCTGGTGTGGGTTTCCCTCCTCACTTTGCTGAACCACCTCTCGAGCGCGGAGGCACCTTTGCTCCGTAGGAAAGAGCGTTCCGATACTGACAAACGCAGCCACGGGCGGGTGCGTGCCGAGCCGGCGCGTGCACCGTCTGTACGTGTGCGGTCACGTTTCATTCAGCATTTTCTCTGTGATGAGCTTTGTCAGAAGTATAGTTTTGAAAATATAACTGCCTTCAAGTCTAAAATCAGAAACCATTGTgcagactgacttttttttccctccattcttTCTGACCCACCAGCCGTAATGTTCCCATAGTAACaggagaaatggaggaaaagcagatgaaagatcTCTTGTTGGTAGGGGCCATGTTGTTCTGCAGCTGAGAGGCGCGGGGCTGCTTTGCATCCTTATAAATTAGTGGAATTTTCATGCTTCCTTAATTAAATGTAAGGTCTGGACATCTGTACTGGTACCACTTCTTAGCAAGACAAAATTCAACTGTCTTTAGGCACAAattgttgaggggaaaaaagtcaatatttataccagaaaatgcagtattaaagagaaaattttaattaaagcatgGAACATCATTGTTACAATGCATCCTCTTTGTGTAACAAAAATACGAAGAGCGGGACTGGAAGAGAAAGCTGCTAGTGCAATGCCATTATTATCCTAAATCTGAGAAAGTGTTGTTTTAGTAAGGCAAGAAAGAAGATTTTCAACACTTCAAGCAGTGAGAAAACGCAAAGCATGATTTCAGAGTCAACAGGACAATTTTGCCACTCTTTTACTCCGGACACCAGACTTCAGCCCGCGGTGGTCTGCTCTCCGGTCCTCACCTGTAGCTGGAGGTTGCAGGAGACCAAGACGTAGTCCTGagcaaggggaggaaggagggctgAGCAGCGTGCCCGTGCGGCTCACGTCAGCCCGCACGGGGCTCTCCGCAGGCCAGTGGCCCCTCCGACACAGCTATTGCTCGTGTCAGGGGGCCAGAGGGGAACTCTGCCTATTTAAACTGGTGAAACTTGGTTCTGCAGGTTAACAGGGCTAGAGCAGCAGGCTCCGATCTATTCTGGAGCCCGGAGGTAAGCATCGCTCCCGGGTTCCCTTTAAATCAAACGTAGCAGGGAGCAATTTAAATGTCTTATTTCTTACCCTGTGAATCATGACGTTGACGTCAGTGTAGGTAAAGCCGGAGGCGTGGGGCAGGAATACGCCTTCGCTCAGGACCgctaggaaaaaaagagggaaagttGCCAGCTGGGTGCTGCCTCCGTCCTCGTCGTGCATCCTGCGTGGCGGCACCGCGGCAAAACTCCCGGCTCCTCACCGTTCATCTGAGCCGAGACCTCCTCACGGATTGTGGGCAAAAGTAACTCCTCCAGTAAGGCAGCCTGCCAAAGGGAAATCCACGGTCAGCTCACTGGCGGTGTGACTCtgaagcaggaggagaggggcagggacCAGCCAGAGAGGGGTCCCGATGCTCACTGCGCCTCTGCATCCCGCACGGATCCtaatccctgcctctcccttctgCAGGGTGCAGCGAGCACCCGCAGTAAGTGCTTCCCTGCTGATAACCGCTGCCCGCCATGGGCTAGGGCAGCCGAGGCTGGCTGGCGCCGCTGAGAGTGGCCAGGCTCTCGGAGGACGGTAAGGGCGGGCTGTTGCGTTCAGCAAGCCACAGCAGCACGGTGTAAGGAGGGGACGCGGCTGGGGGCACCTACCGGCACGGGACCCACGTCGGAGGCAGCCAGGCTGAGCTCAATGTCCCTGGAAAACAAAGAGCGGCACAGGAGCTGCTTGTAGGAGGTTGTAACAGGCAGTGACTTTCACGCTCCCCAAGCGCCGCGGCCGAGTTCAGGGCCAGCCCGGGGTGCACTTGGTGCTGGGTAcgcccgggcgggcggctggGGCCTGGCTTTCCCCCCGGCAAGCAGCAGGGGCTTGAGGACGTTTTGCCCCCCGGGACCCAGGCTGGCCAGCTTTCGTGGGCCCCCGCGGAAGCGGGCAGGCCGGCGCGGGAtgccgcggggccggggtctGGCCGGGCACGCCGGAGCCCCCAGCGTGGGCTGTGTTTGCGGGTGGGGCAGCGGAGCGCGTGCTTTCCCCGGCAGCGGCGCCGTGGCACGGCAGGAAAGGCAGAGGCGGACGGCGTTGGCGTGCGCCGGTCGCCTGCGTACGCCTGTGCTGAATGCGGGGGTGGAAGGGTGCAATTTCCACTTTTCTCTCTAAGCACGTTACTGGAGTCTCTCTGTTTCCCTCGGGATGGAGCTACCTCTGCAGTGCCCAAACCACAAAGGCTAAGAAATTCCCCGGACCGCTTtgcctctcctttccctgctATAACTGGGACATGTCCCCTTCGAGGACTCGGAGCGTAGCTGGGTTCATTACTCTATCGCTGCTGTAGAGATCGTCATCCTTGTACCGGCAACGCTAAAGAGGAGTCCTGCAGACACATCCTGCAAGGGGAACAGAGAGGGCAGGATCAGAGCGAGCAAACGGTCCCGCTTCAGCTTTGAACAGTGGGATGCAATGAACCCATCCGTGTGCTGCCACCTGCGACACGATCCGCACGCCCTGCTCTGCACAACGGAGGCAAGCGCTGCTCAGGCCGTGAGTGCTGTGGCAGGTAAGGGCTAAATCAGCCCCCTGCAACGGCTGCCATCAGGCCGGGTCTCGGAGCAAGGGGCATTGCCGTGTGCGGCTCGGGCACGCTCCGGGCACGCTGCCCACGCTTGCAGAGCTCGCTGGGTGTGCTCGCCGGGCACTCTCACCACATTCACACTCAGGAAGCTCTGGAAAGCCGGCGAGCCCGCCCCGACGTGGACGGTGAGGAAGAGCTTCAGGGTCGCCTTGTCTTCCTCCAGCACCACGCGAGGCGTGCTCCTGAACACGACTTGCAGCGTCACCGGTAGGTCGTCCTGGAAGAGGGAGCCCATCTGCCGAGGGAGGGGGTTAGTTCTGGGCACGGCAGCCGTCCCCTGTGCCCCGGGGTGGTGGGCAGGCGGCCGAGGGGCACTGCCCGAGCTGGGGCTGTGCCCCTCGGAGCGACAGCAACGGCAACGAACCTGAGTAATGTTCTGTGCCATGGTGGCGGTGGTCAGCGGGCTCTGAAAGACAAAGCGTGACTTGTGGTCCGACTGACGGATGCTTGGGGCTGCTGCTCCGGGGCTCGTGTCCAGCACGGCCGTGCGGACCCTGCCGTGAGCGCTCTCCCACGCGCAGATACACGCAGGAGCCTTCCTGCACGCCAGCACGTGCCAGGAACAGCATCCTGGTTACTCTTCATGGCAAATTCTCCATGCATCGTTAGACCAGCAATATTTTTGGGAGCCCGGGTGCGAGGGGCTGCGACTCCCACGGGCACTCAGAGAGacatgctttcatttctttgcagGGCGCACGGCTCCTCCAAGCCAtttgtggggcagggctggccctcCAAATGCGCATTTTCCGCTCCTTCCTTGCTCACTTGCTCTACTCACCAGGATGGTCATGTTGAAGGCTCCAGCCATTTCCAGGGCGAAGAAGAGGCTGGTGTAGAAGTGCTCAGAGAAAGCCAGGGTGAAGTGGTAATGGCTGGAGCTCGCCGGCTCGGGCACGCTGAACGGCACGGGGCTGACTGGCAGGGGGATTTCCATCCCCGCCACCTTGAAAGTCGTCTGCAGGGACACGGGCAAGGAGAGAAGGAGTTTGAGGTGCCTCGGGGCACGTAGCACTGGGAGGAAGCGGCTCTCCCAAagcctggagctgggctgtgagTGCTGGGAAGCGAGGACTTACTTGCAAGGATATGATGACTCCCTGCTCGGAGAACATGGGTGCAGCCAGGGGCAGGTACTGGACCTGGGAGCTCGGCGTGAAGGGGAGCGGAGCTGCAAACCGAGCAGAGGGACGCTCAGAAAGGAGGGGAGCAGTGATGGCAGGTTGGGAATGGGAGTAAAGAGGCAGGGAAAGAGAGCTGGGCGGAGGGAGCGGGTCCCCAGGGAGATGACGGCGGCGGAGCCgctgctgctgtgtttctgctgcaggctgggagccCGTCCCATCTCGTGACCTGCTCCAAAATGAGCCCCGAAGCCCTTAGTCCGTAACGAGACTGAAAGCCAAGTGCTCACCTGTCAGAGACGACAGTTGTTCGTTTGGCAAATACAGAAATTTGGAGACTTCCAGGCAAATCTATggaataaaaaccaaaaagagGTGGCAGATGAAGACGGGAGTCTGCCGGCATCAGGCGTCCCCCGAACGCCTCTGATGCGTCCCCATCGGCCGGCCGCGCGGCAGCCAGGGCTCAGG
The nucleotide sequence above comes from Calonectris borealis chromosome 17, bCalBor7.hap1.2, whole genome shotgun sequence. Encoded proteins:
- the LOC142089865 gene encoding protein TENP-like: MAKLCALSILLSLLVPAHTARSPDSGAIITPSGLSYLAELAKPYAEIFLRQELMAPAGPDPFLSSSTPSRNQINSIEIAELSLSLIPDTGLRLSLAVDLGITPTPSTTEVTRLSILAELHVEMNPEGNLELVSSACKPAEEEMQGTEEMGSTSSSPDVEKEITITRICLEVSKFLYLPNEQLSSLTAPLPFTPSSQVQYLPLAAPMFSEQGVIISLQTTFKVAGMEIPLPVSPVPFSVPEPASSSHYHFTLAFSEHFYTSLFFALEMAGAFNMTILSPLTTATMAQNITQMGSLFQDDLPVTLQVVFRSTPRVVLEEDKATLKLFLTVHVGAGSPAFQSFLSVNVDVSAGLLFSVAGTRMTISTAAIEDIELSLAASDVGPVPAALLEELLLPTIREEVSAQMNAVLSEGVFLPHASGFTYTDVNVMIHRDYVLVSCNLQLQVRTGEQTTAG